One genomic segment of Flavobacteriaceae bacterium includes these proteins:
- a CDS encoding transposase gives MKTNEIIGIDVSKLLIDVCIYSKQIVQQFENSKSGFKLMLKWSFKNSSFSKEETMFVFEHTGMYSHLLSVSLTEQKLSFFIASGLEIKRSIGIARGKDDQIDAKRIALYGYRLKEELKPSKLPKRSILQLKSLLSLRTKLNKQRAGFKVTLKEQKRIYKAKEYKIIFDVQQKMIAELTKQIHKINTQMQAIIDQNIMLKETYKLVTSVKGIGMQTAIMMIVFTDNFSKFENWRKFASYCGVAPFPYQSGTSIKGRTKVSHLANKKLKAIINMCAISAIQHNPEMKLYYHKRIKQGKSKMSTVNIIRNKLIARVFAVVKRQTPYVDTFKFAA, from the coding sequence ATGAAAACAAATGAAATTATCGGAATCGATGTCAGTAAATTATTAATTGATGTTTGTATCTATTCTAAACAAATTGTTCAACAGTTTGAGAACAGTAAATCTGGATTTAAATTAATGCTAAAGTGGAGTTTTAAAAATTCGTCTTTCTCTAAAGAAGAAACCATGTTTGTATTTGAACATACAGGAATGTACTCTCATTTATTATCTGTGTCTTTAACTGAACAAAAATTATCTTTTTTCATAGCTTCTGGTTTAGAAATTAAAAGATCTATTGGTATTGCTCGTGGAAAGGATGACCAAATTGATGCCAAACGCATTGCTCTATATGGGTATCGATTAAAAGAAGAACTTAAACCCAGTAAGCTACCTAAAAGAAGTATATTACAACTAAAAAGTCTCTTATCTTTAAGGACAAAACTTAACAAACAAAGAGCTGGTTTTAAAGTTACTTTGAAAGAACAAAAAAGAATTTATAAAGCAAAAGAGTATAAAATAATCTTTGACGTTCAACAAAAAATGATTGCAGAACTAACCAAACAAATACACAAGATTAATACTCAAATGCAAGCTATTATTGACCAAAATATAATGTTAAAAGAAACCTATAAACTTGTTACTAGTGTTAAAGGTATAGGAATGCAAACTGCTATAATGATGATTGTGTTTACTGACAATTTTTCAAAATTTGAAAACTGGAGAAAGTTTGCCTCTTATTGTGGTGTTGCTCCTTTTCCTTACCAATCTGGAACTAGTATTAAAGGACGTACAAAAGTCTCTCATTTGGCTAATAAAAAATTGAAAGCAATTATTAATATGTGCGCTATTTCTGCTATACAACATAACCCAGAAATGAAATTATACTATCATAAAAGAATAAAACAAGGCAAAAGTAAAATGAGTACCGTTAACATTATTAGAAACAAATTAATAGCAAGAGTGTTTGCCGTTGTCAAACGACAAACACCCTATGTAGATACTTTTAAATTTGCTGCATAA
- a CDS encoding T9SS type A sorting domain-containing protein produces MSSGADVLMTEDGTSVIDARTISQSTPPADASQDWTLVSNTVSGSSRTIIATRANNTGDSDDFVFSPTAGSIGMIWAHDNVNSFNYHNNRRGATTVGVTLGVESNKLLSFDMFPNPATDEVTIQLPTGTDKADVSIYDYVGRLIRSRAATSSNAKVDVTYLSSGMYIVRVVANDKIGIQRFIKN; encoded by the coding sequence ATGTCTTCGGGGGCAGATGTGCTTATGACAGAAGATGGGACATCAGTCATAGATGCAAGAACAATTTCTCAATCAACACCACCGGCAGATGCCAGTCAGGATTGGACTCTGGTATCCAATACCGTTTCGGGAAGTTCAAGAACTATTATAGCAACAAGAGCAAACAATACCGGAGATTCAGATGATTTTGTCTTTAGTCCGACAGCAGGTTCAATAGGTATGATATGGGCTCATGATAACGTAAATAGTTTCAACTACCATAACAACAGAAGAGGAGCTACTACGGTTGGGGTCACCTTAGGAGTTGAAAGTAATAAGCTATTAAGCTTCGATATGTTTCCTAATCCGGCGACTGATGAAGTAACCATTCAATTACCTACCGGAACTGATAAGGCAGATGTTTCGATATATGATTATGTTGGAAGATTGATCCGCTCACGAGCAGCAACATCTTCAAACGCTAAGGTAGATGTTACGTATCTGTCTTCCGGAATGTATATTGTAAGAGTAGTAGCAAATGATAAGATAGGGATACAGCGATTCATTAAGAATTAA